DNA from Thermodesulfobacteriota bacterium:
GTAAAAAATTACCCCCCTTTTCTGTCAGGAAGTATAGAAAGGCTTGAAATGTCATACAACTTCAATGGGTTTCGAAAACTCATTGATCAATTGACCTTTCCGCCTGAAGATACAACTGCCGGGAAAATTATGGCTGCTCCATCTTTATTTGAATCTGAGGACAGGGATATAGTTATTGAACATAAAGGATTCAGCAAAACCATCCACAACAGGCAGGTTCATACAGGTCCGGGCGGACTCAACATTCCGGAACTTTCCGGCCATGCAACGGACGATGATATCCATTTGATGCTAAAAATACTCGACTTGGCAAAGGATACACTGATTAAGCGTCAATCCGAACTGGCCGCAGATGCTTCAGGTATAATGAATCCACCGGTAATATAAAAAGATACTGTAACCCCAATTGAGTCAAACTTAATTAGAATGTTATACTAAGAAAAAGTTTTTATCCCTATTCAGCGACAGACAACGGACTACATACTAAACAAATGAACGATATTTTACTTAATTAAGGCACAAAATGGCTCTTAAAATCACATTAAAACCAAATGAGCGAATGATAATCGACGGAGCGGTTATTACCAATGGCAGTAAAGTTACCGATTTTGTGATTGAAAACAAGGTTCCGGTCCTCAGGCAATCAGATATACTGAGGGAGGAGGAGGCCGATTCCCCGTGCCGTCGGATTTATTTCGCCATCCAGCTCATGTATGTTGATAAAGAAAATCAGGCCACCCATTATGCTAATTTTTGGAACCTTGCACAGGATACAGTAAAAGCCGCCCCCAGTATGGTCGGTTTTGTGGACCAGATCAGCGAGCATATATCAAGCAACAGGTATTACCAGGCGATAAAAATTACAAAAAAGATGATAGAATACGAACAGGAGGTATTAAGCCGTGCACAATAATCCTTTGGAAGCCTATAAAACAGTGGAGAAGAAAACCATGCCCGGAAGAGAAACAGAGGCAAGGGTTCTCACCCAGGCCGCACTTAAGCTTAAAGATTGCCAGGATAACTGGGGCGCAAAAGATCGGGATGAAAAGCTAGATGAAGCCCTCAAATATACGCAAAGGATATGGAGTATCTTTCAGGGCGAAATTTCAAATGAGGACAACCCGCTTCCCAAACAATTAAAGATCAACCTGCTTCGGCTCAGTTCATTTATCGATAAACGGATTTTTGAAACCATGAGCTACCCGTCACCAGAAAAGCTTACTGCGGTCATCAATATCAACCGGAATATCGCCTCGGGATTAAGAGGCTCAGCTTCTGACTGATGATTCATGATTGGAAAATCTGTCAATCGATAACCTAAAATTTAAAAATCATTTCCTAAAATAAAAAAGGGTCTCAATTCCGAGACCCTTTTAATTCTTATTGCTTGTCATATTGTTTCTTATAAA
Protein-coding regions in this window:
- a CDS encoding flagellar biosynthesis repressor FlbT, which translates into the protein MALKITLKPNERMIIDGAVITNGSKVTDFVIENKVPVLRQSDILREEEADSPCRRIYFAIQLMYVDKENQATHYANFWNLAQDTVKAAPSMVGFVDQISEHISSNRYYQAIKITKKMIEYEQEVLSRAQ
- the flaF gene encoding flagellar biosynthesis regulator FlaF codes for the protein MHNNPLEAYKTVEKKTMPGRETEARVLTQAALKLKDCQDNWGAKDRDEKLDEALKYTQRIWSIFQGEISNEDNPLPKQLKINLLRLSSFIDKRIFETMSYPSPEKLTAVININRNIASGLRGSASD